A genomic stretch from Haloferax sp. Atlit-12N includes:
- a CDS encoding ATPase domain-containing protein translates to MTELVKTGVEGLDSILNGGIVKNAAVLISGNPGTGKSILGLQYLYNGVDQFDEGGLYLTFEETEDDIREAAESIGFDRWHEYVESGDIKVYDKRTLLRDGDFSTTLDRILGDLQDTNYDRLVLDSLTMFQLFFDDEKEQRQYLLKFIDILKDSGLTSLLTTEQSAIFPETDIGLENFLTDGNIYLIQSPAGATSNRYVWVAKMRKQSIKNSMFPLEIAQGGIKIYEQAAGFSMVGESPPWFGEETE, encoded by the coding sequence ATGACAGAACTAGTCAAGACCGGTGTCGAAGGACTCGATTCCATCCTGAACGGCGGTATCGTCAAGAACGCCGCGGTGCTCATCAGCGGAAACCCGGGGACGGGAAAGAGTATCCTCGGCCTCCAGTACCTCTACAACGGCGTCGACCAGTTCGACGAAGGCGGCCTGTATCTCACCTTCGAGGAGACCGAAGACGACATCCGCGAGGCGGCCGAGTCCATCGGCTTCGACCGCTGGCACGAGTACGTCGAGTCCGGAGATATCAAGGTTTACGACAAGCGGACGCTCCTCCGCGACGGTGACTTCTCGACGACGCTCGACCGCATCCTCGGCGACCTCCAGGACACCAACTACGACCGACTCGTCCTCGACTCGCTGACGATGTTCCAGCTGTTTTTCGACGACGAGAAAGAACAGCGCCAGTACCTGCTGAAGTTCATCGACATCCTGAAGGACAGCGGCCTCACCTCGCTTCTGACCACCGAGCAGTCGGCCATCTTCCCCGAGACCGACATCGGCCTCGAGAACTTCCTGACCGACGGGAACATCTATCTCATCCAGAGCCCCGCGGGCGCGACGAGCAACCGCTACGTCTGGGTGGCGAAGATGCGCAAGCAGAGCATCAAGAACTCGATGTTCCCGCTGGAAATCGCACAGGGCGGCATCAAGATATACGAGCAGGCGGCCGGGTTCTCCATGGTCGGCGAATCCCCGCCGTGGTTCGGCGAAGAGACCGAATAA